The segment cacacacacacacacacacacacacgtatgtgtgtgtgtgtgtatgtgtgtgtgtgtgtgtgtgtgcgcgtgagtgcgtgtgtgtgtgcgcgtgagtgcgtgtgtgtgtgcgtgtgtgtgtgcgtgtgtgtgtgcgtgtgtgtgtgtgtgcgtgtgtgtgtgcgtgtgtgtgtgcgtgtgtgtgagcgtgtgtgtgtgtgtgtgtgtgcgtgtgtgtgtgcgtgtgcgtgtgtgtgtgcgtgtgtgtgagcgtgtgcgtgtgcgtttgcgtgtgcgtttgggtgtgcgtgtgcgtatgcgtgtgcgtatgcgtatgcgtatgcgtatgcgtatgcatatgcgtatgcatgtgcgtgtgcgtgtgctacctatcaatatatatacatatatatacacatatatatacatatatatacatattttatatacgtatatacttacacacacacacacacacacacacacacacacacacacacacacacacacacacacacacacacacacgtatagatatatCTACCAAAGAAACTAACCTTCCCGGCAGCAACTTCTCGAGCTGGAGTCCGCTGAGCAGGTCGTCCTCCAACTCGCTGCACTTCCTCTCAGGCCTCACGTTCCAATCCCGCTCGATGGCCGATATGATGGACGCCCTCGGATCCCGCACCAAGTGGATGGCCAGGAGATTAGCTCTCGGGTCCCGCAGGAGAGGCTCCAACCACGCCACTCTCGTTCTAATGGTCTTGATGATTTTAATGGGCAGTTTGTCGCACGCTTGCTTCAGTTTTTTGGCGTCGAAGCAAGTCTGATTTGCCTTTTTCGTGTGTTTGCAAGAGTAAGCGGAAGGAGTGCGGATGGCGAAGTCCGGTTCCGACGCCAACCCACTGAGGAGAGAGCCGGTGAAGTTGCAGCTGGCGATTTGCGTGAAGGTCTCTCGTGCCACGGCGTCCGAGAGCATGCGCCGCGCCTCCAGGCTGTGCAGCGGCTCGAAGATGTAGAAGGACCCGGGTTGGGAGTTGAGGAGGCCGCCCAGGAAGCTCGACCCGCTGCGGCCCATCGAACTCAAGAGGAGGATGTTCGGAGGGTGGCGGACCTTCGGCGGTTCCGGGGCGGCCGCAGGGCGTGCCGTTGCAACTCTGCGGTCTGTATCAGTTTGGTCTTGTGTCCCATTTCCCGGGGATTTATCTCGAGACGACGGTGCTGGAAAAGTGAATACATAAGTTGTTCCTAGTTTTATGCAACTGTTAAAGGGAAGGTGTTTTTACCTATGTTGAGATATACAATCAACGTACACTTTGTTTGGCATGTTGAAGATAGCATATCTTGCCGCTGACTTGGCGCCTAATATGTAAAGTGTCATGGATCATGAATTAAAATGCTTTCAGAAGTCGGAAGAATGTTTTTTGGAATATATGGACTTATATTTAATTACCATACCATAAACaaaacatgattatgataatatgaaacgAATCATGTCATGTGTTAtggcattttcattatttatgaatTGTTCTGTTGCTAACATAAACGATGCTTGGTGGTGTTGTAATGGAGCccgtcacacacacagacccacacacagtcacataaacATGTAAAGATATTGCATTGGTGTcaaagcaagatatatatatatatatatatatatatatatatatgtataaaaggtatgaatgagaatgaatatcttcacaatacaagagatgtatttgaccggtttcgactttgtcttcgtcagaaatacatgtacgaagacgaagacaaagtcgaaaccggtcaaatacatctcttgtattgtgaagatattcattctcattcataccttttatacatttgtcaatatgaatgcggttcatatatatatatatatatatatatatatatacatacatacatatatatacatatatatatatatatttttctgggtAATAGGTTACTCTGGTTTAATAACAGTGGTTTGTTATTGTTTACTCATGCATTTCTCTCCGTCTTAAAAGTGTCACTACAATCTAAGTTTGAAAGTTTTTTGACAATGTAAACTGCTGATATAAAAGTCTATTGTGTTTAATGTAAGAGTAACACAGCTGTACAAACTATCCGGTAACTTACTATTGGCCGCTGATAATTTTGATCCAGAAAGCGGCAAAACCAATTATTTATttgcacagatacatatatacatgggagGATTTGTGGATGTTGTGAAAATGAGcgagggatggtgatgggggcCTACAGAAATGGAGGAATATCGGGTAGGCGAGGTACTGGGATGCTTGCTGGTAAtatttgataagtagatagatggcaGCTGACAACCTTCGTTCGTGCGTCTGGCAGCCCGAACAAGAAACTAGAAATCCCGACTGTGACTAAACGACAACTTCAAATCCGAAGCGCTGATGATAAGAGATTTCGAGTTGTATACTGATAAGAATTATGTTTTAAAAGTTGATATGAGGCCTATGCATGCTAAGTTCTTCAATAGAGCGTTAAGTCGTATTCAAGAACCTTTTTAAAATACAATATTGCTTTATATACCTCGAAAATACAACAACATATAAGTACTTCAAGAGAATGTCCGATTATATTAGAAGGGCATTTTGAATCCATAATCTTGCTAGGTACAAATGAGAAGCACAACAACATACGATTATTCCGACCAGGGCCAAACGAGCATCCGAAAACTCGTGTTACACGCGCCCAACAGCACCAAGCTTATGTTATTATGTAA is part of the Penaeus chinensis breed Huanghai No. 1 chromosome 2, ASM1920278v2, whole genome shotgun sequence genome and harbors:
- the LOC125036147 gene encoding carbohydrate sulfotransferase 3-like isoform X2 yields the protein MASVGRPLHKKFSVKLLLLLLIVVLVTHHFMAGVLTQTTQRRDANWNSNNSQILKNNEDCDQKENSIVTEKIQKTTDNQAEQTVRTTETENTITFTNRAPSSRDKSPGNGTQDQTDTDRRVATARPAAAPEPPKVRHPPNILLLSSMGRSGSSFLGGLLNSQPGSFYIFEPLHSLEARRMLSDAVARETFTQIASCNFTGSLLSGLASEPDFAIRTPSAYSCKHTKKANQTCFDAKKLKQACDKLPIKIIKTIRTRVAWLEPLLRDPRANLLAIHLVRDPRASIISAIERDWNVRPERKCSELEDDLLSGLQLEKLLPGRYMTVRYEDLCEDPYKMARIIFSFLGYKTLPLSTLSFLEKSTAKSDGQTYGIRRDTSKQQQKWRQEITTEQLQGIEEACASAIAAVGFNLFADIGRARNLSVPLYDPAKASVFFPYYGGR
- the LOC125036147 gene encoding carbohydrate sulfotransferase 3-like isoform X1, encoding MNHININAHILSYQCTHNSSFFSSSTNQLPEPTIIKIHTKLPVKALHDSSWFRSTKTKISGNPGPPRSALFSLAYQESQYSLSGCSDWPWSWEPALSWKRAPSSRDKSPGNGTQDQTDTDRRVATARPAAAPEPPKVRHPPNILLLSSMGRSGSSFLGGLLNSQPGSFYIFEPLHSLEARRMLSDAVARETFTQIASCNFTGSLLSGLASEPDFAIRTPSAYSCKHTKKANQTCFDAKKLKQACDKLPIKIIKTIRTRVAWLEPLLRDPRANLLAIHLVRDPRASIISAIERDWNVRPERKCSELEDDLLSGLQLEKLLPGRYMTVRYEDLCEDPYKMARIIFSFLGYKTLPLSTLSFLEKSTAKSDGQTYGIRRDTSKQQQKWRQEITTEQLQGIEEACASAIAAVGFNLFADIGRARNLSVPLYDPAKASVFFPYYGGR